The Osmerus eperlanus chromosome 7, fOsmEpe2.1, whole genome shotgun sequence genome includes a region encoding these proteins:
- the l3mbtl1b gene encoding lethal(3)malignant brain tumor-like protein 3 isoform X2, with protein sequence MTDTLPSDAPAPGADFDMMSALDWQDGIATLPGSDIKFRMTEFGTLEIVTEAEVKETETETKAKTAPAHSPTPPPEAQSEPGTARSPANQLHTPAFEASGPVLLSLEEGPTMEGPSAEVGPSAEVGPSAEVGPSAEVGPSAEVGPSSEVGRKVELARCISCGGSGAQGRFCSCVCAQPSSGRSSPGEPREREGAEGERLGKRVRKKRKIYMDSGDEEEDNQEEEEEKSKGSKGRRAAKLARLVTAPSNKKRAWSWPAYLEEERAVAAPVKLFKEHQSVPQSRNVFKVGMKLEGLDPCHPALFCVLTVAEIQGYRIRLHFDGYPECYDFWVNADSWDVKPSGWCEKMGHKLLLPKGCKDGEFNWSMYVKNCRGQLAPKHLFKSLNTSVTPSGFRAGMKLEAVDRKNPSLICVATISAVVDNRLLIHFDNWDDTYDYWCEPSSPYIHPVGYCEEAELTLTTPAEYKQPKSFSWEKYMEETSTQAAPARAFKQRPPHGFQVGMRLEAVDKRNPMLIRVATIAEVEDHRLKIHFDGWSREYDYCVEADSPDLHPVGWCQKTGHPLQHPHGSTDVLLLPGQGCPTPGCNGVGHIRGPRYGTHYTQVSCPYSEMNLNKEGLVPDRLSGERPTALSGPHHRVRRPDLQTHTPTTPTHTPNTPTHTPTTPTHTPATPELPEAAEDSPQNRRLPVEGERSVRSSQSEQPEAAPGAAPGAASESGHNGPRPKRSALVPKYLKLHLVKQEGGGEGKGSQSLQQALHESVFSPGVSSSPPHRVVLCWDKHCQLLPEVLGLTAKRVAAWSAEEVASFVRGLPGCKEHAATFRTEQIDGEAFLLLTQSDIVKILSIKLGPALKIYNSILMLKNADEE encoded by the exons ATGACAGACACCCTGCCCAGCGATGCTCCTGCCCCGGGGGCAGACTTTGACATGATGAGTGCCCTGGACTGGCAAGACGGCATCGCCACCCTGCCTGGGAGTGACATCAAG TTTCGCATGACAGAATTTGGAACTTTGGAGATAGTTACCGAAGCAGAGGTCAAAGAGACGGAGACGGAGACTAAGGCAAAGACCGCCCCCGCACACagtcccacccctccaccagagGCCCAATCAGAGCCTGGCACTGCCAGATCCCCAGCCAATCAGCTCCACACCCCTGCATTTGAGG CTTCAGGCCCAGTGCTCCTGTCTCTAGAGGAGGGCCCCACCATGGAGGGCCCCAGCGCGGAGGTGGGCCCCAGCGCGGAGGTGGGCCCCAGCGCGGAGGTGGGCCCCAGCGCGGAGGTGGGCCCCAGCGCGGAGGTGGGCCCCAGCTCGGAGGTGGGCCGCAAGGTGGAG CTGGCTCGCTGTATCTCCTGTGGGGGCTCAGGTGCTCAGGGCAGATTCTGCAGCTGTGTTTGTGCTCAGCCCTCCAGCGGAAG gtCCTCCCCTGGCGagcccagggagagagagggggcggagggcGAGCGGTTGGGGAAACGAGTTCGCAAGAAGAGGAAGATCTACATGGACTCTggtgacgaggaggaggataaccaggaagaggaagag gagAAGAGCAAGGGCAGCAAAGGCCGGAGAGCTGCTAAACTGGCCAGGCTGG TGACTGCCCCGTCCAATAAGAAGCGAGCGTGGAGCTGGCCGGCCTacctggaagaggagagggctgtAGCTGCCCCCGTCAAGCTGTtcaaggag CACCAGTCAGTCCCTCAGAGCAGGAATGTCTTCAAGGTGGGGATGAAACTGGAAGGGCTGGACCCCTGCCACCCCGCTCTCTTCTGTGTTCTTACAGTCGCTGAG ATCCAGGGGTACCGGATCAGGCTGCACTTTGATGGGTACCCTGAGTGCTATGACTTCTGGGTAAATGCTGACTCGTGGGACGTGAAGCCTTCTGGCTGGTGTGAAAAAATGGGGCACAAACTGCTGCTGCCAAAAG GGTGTAAAGATGGAGAATTTAACTGGAGCATGTATGTAAAGAACTGCAGGGGCCAACTGGCCCCCAAACACCTCTTCAAGAGCCTCAACACT tcGGTGACTCCCTCGGGGTTCCGTGCGGGGATGAAGCTGGAGGCGGTGGACAGGAAGAACCCGTCTCTGATCTGCGTAGCGACCATCTCTGCTGTCGTTGACAACAGACTACTCATTCACTTTGATAACTGGGATGACACCTACGACTACTG gtGTGAACCCAGCAGTCCTTACATCCACCCTGTGGGCTACTGTGAGGAGGCGGAGCTAACCCTCACCACACCAGCTG AGTACAAACAGCCCAAGAGCTTCTCCTGGGAGAAATACATGGAGGAGACCAGCACTCAAGCTGCCCCTGCACGAGCTTTCAAACAG aggccACCTCACGGGTTCCAGGTTGGGATGAGGCTGGAGGCCGTGGATAAGAGGAATCCCATGCTCATCCGCGTAGCAACCATCGCCGAGGTGGAGGACCACCGACTGAAG attcatttTGATGGCTGGAGTAGGGAGTATGACTACTGTGTGGAGGCTGACAGCCCTGACCTGCATCCTGTGGGCTGGTGTCAGAAGACAGGGCACCCCCTGCAACACCCCCACG gctcCACAGACGTGCTGCTCCTCCCAGGCCAGGGCTGTCCTACCCCAGGATGCAATGGGGTCGGACACATCCGGGGGCCGCGCTACGGAACACACTACAC GCAGGTGAGCTGCCCCTACTCAGAGATGAACCTGAACAAGGAGGGGCTGGTTCCTGACCGTCTGAGTGGAGAACGACCCACCGCCCTCAGCGGGCCTCATCACCGCGTGAGACGGCCAGACCTCcagacgcacacacccaccacgccgacacacacacccaacacgccgacacacacacccaccacgccgacacacacacccgccacaCCAGAGCTGCCCGAGGCTGCAGAGGACTCTCCTCAGAACAG GAGACTTCCCGTGGAGGGGGAGCGTTCTGTGCGCAGCAGCCAGTCGGAGCAACCGGAAGCTGCACCGGGGGCAGCACCGGGGGCAGCCAGTGAGAGCGGCCACAACGGCCCTCGACCTAAGAG GTCAGCTCTAGTTCCTAAGTACCTTAAGCTGCATTTGGtgaagcaggagggaggaggagagggcaaag ggtcCCAGTCTCTCCAGCAGGCTCTCCATGAGTCTGTGTTCTCCCCAggcgtctcctcctcccccccccacagggtGGTGCTGTGCTGGGACAAACACTGCCAGCTGCTCCCTGAGGTGCTGGGGCTCACCGCCAAGAGAGTGGCTGCCTGGAGCGCTGAGGAG GTGGCCAGTTTTGTCCGAGGGCTCCCAGGCTGTAAAGAGCATGCTGCTACCTTCAGAACAGAG CAGATAGACGGCGAGGCGTTCCTGCTGCTCACCCAATCAGACATCGTTAAGATCCTGTCAATCAAACTAGGCCCCGCCTTGAAGATCTACAACTCCATCCTCATGCTGAAGAATGCTGACGAGGAGTAG
- the l3mbtl1b gene encoding lethal(3)malignant brain tumor-like protein 3 isoform X3, with amino-acid sequence MTDTLPSDAPAPGADFDMMSALDWQDGIATLPGSDIKFRMTEFGTLEIVTEAEVKETETETKAKTAPAHSPTPPPEAQSEPGTARSPANQLHTPAFEASGPVLLSLEEGPTMEGPSAEVGPSAEVGPSAEVGPSAEVGPSAEVGLKVELARCISCGGSGAQGRFCSCVCAQPSSGRSSPGEPREREGAEGERLGKRVRKKRKIYMDSGDEEEDNQEEEEEKSKGSKGRRAAKLARLVTAPSNKKRAWSWPAYLEEERAVAAPVKLFKEHQSVPQSRNVFKVGMKLEGLDPCHPALFCVLTVAEIQGYRIRLHFDGYPECYDFWVNADSWDVKPSGWCEKMGHKLLLPKGCKDGEFNWSMYVKNCRGQLAPKHLFKSLNTSVTPSGFRAGMKLEAVDRKNPSLICVATISAVVDNRLLIHFDNWDDTYDYWCEPSSPYIHPVGYCEEAELTLTTPAEYKQPKSFSWEKYMEETSTQAAPARAFKQRPPHGFQVGMRLEAVDKRNPMLIRVATIAEVEDHRLKIHFDGWSREYDYCVEADSPDLHPVGWCQKTGHPLQHPHGSTDVLLLPGQGCPTPGCNGVGHIRGPRYGTHYTQVSCPYSEMNLNKEGLVPDRLSGERPTALSGPHHRVRRPDLQTHTPTTPTHTPNTPTHTPTTPTHTPATPELPEAAEDSPQNRRLPVEGERSVRSSQSEQPEAAPGAAPGAASESGHNGPRPKRSALVPKYLKLHLVKQEGGGEGKGSQSLQQALHESVFSPGVSSSPPHRVVLCWDKHCQLLPEVLGLTAKRVAAWSAEEVASFVRGLPGCKEHAATFRTEQIDGEAFLLLTQSDIVKILSIKLGPALKIYNSILMLKNADEE; translated from the exons ATGACAGACACCCTGCCCAGCGATGCTCCTGCCCCGGGGGCAGACTTTGACATGATGAGTGCCCTGGACTGGCAAGACGGCATCGCCACCCTGCCTGGGAGTGACATCAAG TTTCGCATGACAGAATTTGGAACTTTGGAGATAGTTACCGAAGCAGAGGTCAAAGAGACGGAGACGGAGACTAAGGCAAAGACCGCCCCCGCACACagtcccacccctccaccagagGCCCAATCAGAGCCTGGCACTGCCAGATCCCCAGCCAATCAGCTCCACACCCCTGCATTTGAGG CTTCAGGCCCAGTGCTCCTGTCTCTAGAGGAGGGCCCCACCATGGAGGGCCCCAGCGCGGAGGTGGGCCCCAGCGCGGAGGTGGGCCCCAGCGCGGAGGTGGGCCCCAGCGCGGAGGTGGGCCCCAGCGCGGAG GTGGGCCTCAAGGTGGAGCTGGCTCGCTGTATCTCCTGTGGGGGCTCAGGTGCTCAGGGCAGATTCTGCAGCTGTGTTTGTGCTCAGCCCTCCAGCGGAAG gtCCTCCCCTGGCGagcccagggagagagagggggcggagggcGAGCGGTTGGGGAAACGAGTTCGCAAGAAGAGGAAGATCTACATGGACTCTggtgacgaggaggaggataaccaggaagaggaagag gagAAGAGCAAGGGCAGCAAAGGCCGGAGAGCTGCTAAACTGGCCAGGCTGG TGACTGCCCCGTCCAATAAGAAGCGAGCGTGGAGCTGGCCGGCCTacctggaagaggagagggctgtAGCTGCCCCCGTCAAGCTGTtcaaggag CACCAGTCAGTCCCTCAGAGCAGGAATGTCTTCAAGGTGGGGATGAAACTGGAAGGGCTGGACCCCTGCCACCCCGCTCTCTTCTGTGTTCTTACAGTCGCTGAG ATCCAGGGGTACCGGATCAGGCTGCACTTTGATGGGTACCCTGAGTGCTATGACTTCTGGGTAAATGCTGACTCGTGGGACGTGAAGCCTTCTGGCTGGTGTGAAAAAATGGGGCACAAACTGCTGCTGCCAAAAG GGTGTAAAGATGGAGAATTTAACTGGAGCATGTATGTAAAGAACTGCAGGGGCCAACTGGCCCCCAAACACCTCTTCAAGAGCCTCAACACT tcGGTGACTCCCTCGGGGTTCCGTGCGGGGATGAAGCTGGAGGCGGTGGACAGGAAGAACCCGTCTCTGATCTGCGTAGCGACCATCTCTGCTGTCGTTGACAACAGACTACTCATTCACTTTGATAACTGGGATGACACCTACGACTACTG gtGTGAACCCAGCAGTCCTTACATCCACCCTGTGGGCTACTGTGAGGAGGCGGAGCTAACCCTCACCACACCAGCTG AGTACAAACAGCCCAAGAGCTTCTCCTGGGAGAAATACATGGAGGAGACCAGCACTCAAGCTGCCCCTGCACGAGCTTTCAAACAG aggccACCTCACGGGTTCCAGGTTGGGATGAGGCTGGAGGCCGTGGATAAGAGGAATCCCATGCTCATCCGCGTAGCAACCATCGCCGAGGTGGAGGACCACCGACTGAAG attcatttTGATGGCTGGAGTAGGGAGTATGACTACTGTGTGGAGGCTGACAGCCCTGACCTGCATCCTGTGGGCTGGTGTCAGAAGACAGGGCACCCCCTGCAACACCCCCACG gctcCACAGACGTGCTGCTCCTCCCAGGCCAGGGCTGTCCTACCCCAGGATGCAATGGGGTCGGACACATCCGGGGGCCGCGCTACGGAACACACTACAC GCAGGTGAGCTGCCCCTACTCAGAGATGAACCTGAACAAGGAGGGGCTGGTTCCTGACCGTCTGAGTGGAGAACGACCCACCGCCCTCAGCGGGCCTCATCACCGCGTGAGACGGCCAGACCTCcagacgcacacacccaccacgccgacacacacacccaacacgccgacacacacacccaccacgccgacacacacacccgccacaCCAGAGCTGCCCGAGGCTGCAGAGGACTCTCCTCAGAACAG GAGACTTCCCGTGGAGGGGGAGCGTTCTGTGCGCAGCAGCCAGTCGGAGCAACCGGAAGCTGCACCGGGGGCAGCACCGGGGGCAGCCAGTGAGAGCGGCCACAACGGCCCTCGACCTAAGAG GTCAGCTCTAGTTCCTAAGTACCTTAAGCTGCATTTGGtgaagcaggagggaggaggagagggcaaag ggtcCCAGTCTCTCCAGCAGGCTCTCCATGAGTCTGTGTTCTCCCCAggcgtctcctcctcccccccccacagggtGGTGCTGTGCTGGGACAAACACTGCCAGCTGCTCCCTGAGGTGCTGGGGCTCACCGCCAAGAGAGTGGCTGCCTGGAGCGCTGAGGAG GTGGCCAGTTTTGTCCGAGGGCTCCCAGGCTGTAAAGAGCATGCTGCTACCTTCAGAACAGAG CAGATAGACGGCGAGGCGTTCCTGCTGCTCACCCAATCAGACATCGTTAAGATCCTGTCAATCAAACTAGGCCCCGCCTTGAAGATCTACAACTCCATCCTCATGCTGAAGAATGCTGACGAGGAGTAG
- the l3mbtl1b gene encoding lethal(3)malignant brain tumor-like protein 3 isoform X1, producing the protein MTDTLPSDAPAPGADFDMMSALDWQDGIATLPGSDIKFRMTEFGTLEIVTEAEVKETETETKAKTAPAHSPTPPPEAQSEPGTARSPANQLHTPAFEASGPVLLSLEEGPTMEGPSAEVGPSAEVGPSAEVGPSAEVGPSAEVGPSSEVGRKVEVGPSAEVGLKVELARCISCGGSGAQGRFCSCVCAQPSSGRSSPGEPREREGAEGERLGKRVRKKRKIYMDSGDEEEDNQEEEEEKSKGSKGRRAAKLARLVTAPSNKKRAWSWPAYLEEERAVAAPVKLFKEHQSVPQSRNVFKVGMKLEGLDPCHPALFCVLTVAEIQGYRIRLHFDGYPECYDFWVNADSWDVKPSGWCEKMGHKLLLPKGCKDGEFNWSMYVKNCRGQLAPKHLFKSLNTSVTPSGFRAGMKLEAVDRKNPSLICVATISAVVDNRLLIHFDNWDDTYDYWCEPSSPYIHPVGYCEEAELTLTTPAEYKQPKSFSWEKYMEETSTQAAPARAFKQRPPHGFQVGMRLEAVDKRNPMLIRVATIAEVEDHRLKIHFDGWSREYDYCVEADSPDLHPVGWCQKTGHPLQHPHGSTDVLLLPGQGCPTPGCNGVGHIRGPRYGTHYTQVSCPYSEMNLNKEGLVPDRLSGERPTALSGPHHRVRRPDLQTHTPTTPTHTPNTPTHTPTTPTHTPATPELPEAAEDSPQNRRLPVEGERSVRSSQSEQPEAAPGAAPGAASESGHNGPRPKRSALVPKYLKLHLVKQEGGGEGKGSQSLQQALHESVFSPGVSSSPPHRVVLCWDKHCQLLPEVLGLTAKRVAAWSAEEVASFVRGLPGCKEHAATFRTEQIDGEAFLLLTQSDIVKILSIKLGPALKIYNSILMLKNADEE; encoded by the exons ATGACAGACACCCTGCCCAGCGATGCTCCTGCCCCGGGGGCAGACTTTGACATGATGAGTGCCCTGGACTGGCAAGACGGCATCGCCACCCTGCCTGGGAGTGACATCAAG TTTCGCATGACAGAATTTGGAACTTTGGAGATAGTTACCGAAGCAGAGGTCAAAGAGACGGAGACGGAGACTAAGGCAAAGACCGCCCCCGCACACagtcccacccctccaccagagGCCCAATCAGAGCCTGGCACTGCCAGATCCCCAGCCAATCAGCTCCACACCCCTGCATTTGAGG CTTCAGGCCCAGTGCTCCTGTCTCTAGAGGAGGGCCCCACCATGGAGGGCCCCAGCGCGGAGGTGGGCCCCAGCGCGGAGGTGGGCCCCAGCGCGGAGGTGGGCCCCAGCGCGGAGGTGGGCCCCAGCGCGGAGGTGGGCCCCAGCTCGGAGGTGGGCCGCAAGGTGGAGGTGGGCCCCAGCGCCGAGGTGGGCCTCAAGGTGGAGCTGGCTCGCTGTATCTCCTGTGGGGGCTCAGGTGCTCAGGGCAGATTCTGCAGCTGTGTTTGTGCTCAGCCCTCCAGCGGAAG gtCCTCCCCTGGCGagcccagggagagagagggggcggagggcGAGCGGTTGGGGAAACGAGTTCGCAAGAAGAGGAAGATCTACATGGACTCTggtgacgaggaggaggataaccaggaagaggaagag gagAAGAGCAAGGGCAGCAAAGGCCGGAGAGCTGCTAAACTGGCCAGGCTGG TGACTGCCCCGTCCAATAAGAAGCGAGCGTGGAGCTGGCCGGCCTacctggaagaggagagggctgtAGCTGCCCCCGTCAAGCTGTtcaaggag CACCAGTCAGTCCCTCAGAGCAGGAATGTCTTCAAGGTGGGGATGAAACTGGAAGGGCTGGACCCCTGCCACCCCGCTCTCTTCTGTGTTCTTACAGTCGCTGAG ATCCAGGGGTACCGGATCAGGCTGCACTTTGATGGGTACCCTGAGTGCTATGACTTCTGGGTAAATGCTGACTCGTGGGACGTGAAGCCTTCTGGCTGGTGTGAAAAAATGGGGCACAAACTGCTGCTGCCAAAAG GGTGTAAAGATGGAGAATTTAACTGGAGCATGTATGTAAAGAACTGCAGGGGCCAACTGGCCCCCAAACACCTCTTCAAGAGCCTCAACACT tcGGTGACTCCCTCGGGGTTCCGTGCGGGGATGAAGCTGGAGGCGGTGGACAGGAAGAACCCGTCTCTGATCTGCGTAGCGACCATCTCTGCTGTCGTTGACAACAGACTACTCATTCACTTTGATAACTGGGATGACACCTACGACTACTG gtGTGAACCCAGCAGTCCTTACATCCACCCTGTGGGCTACTGTGAGGAGGCGGAGCTAACCCTCACCACACCAGCTG AGTACAAACAGCCCAAGAGCTTCTCCTGGGAGAAATACATGGAGGAGACCAGCACTCAAGCTGCCCCTGCACGAGCTTTCAAACAG aggccACCTCACGGGTTCCAGGTTGGGATGAGGCTGGAGGCCGTGGATAAGAGGAATCCCATGCTCATCCGCGTAGCAACCATCGCCGAGGTGGAGGACCACCGACTGAAG attcatttTGATGGCTGGAGTAGGGAGTATGACTACTGTGTGGAGGCTGACAGCCCTGACCTGCATCCTGTGGGCTGGTGTCAGAAGACAGGGCACCCCCTGCAACACCCCCACG gctcCACAGACGTGCTGCTCCTCCCAGGCCAGGGCTGTCCTACCCCAGGATGCAATGGGGTCGGACACATCCGGGGGCCGCGCTACGGAACACACTACAC GCAGGTGAGCTGCCCCTACTCAGAGATGAACCTGAACAAGGAGGGGCTGGTTCCTGACCGTCTGAGTGGAGAACGACCCACCGCCCTCAGCGGGCCTCATCACCGCGTGAGACGGCCAGACCTCcagacgcacacacccaccacgccgacacacacacccaacacgccgacacacacacccaccacgccgacacacacacccgccacaCCAGAGCTGCCCGAGGCTGCAGAGGACTCTCCTCAGAACAG GAGACTTCCCGTGGAGGGGGAGCGTTCTGTGCGCAGCAGCCAGTCGGAGCAACCGGAAGCTGCACCGGGGGCAGCACCGGGGGCAGCCAGTGAGAGCGGCCACAACGGCCCTCGACCTAAGAG GTCAGCTCTAGTTCCTAAGTACCTTAAGCTGCATTTGGtgaagcaggagggaggaggagagggcaaag ggtcCCAGTCTCTCCAGCAGGCTCTCCATGAGTCTGTGTTCTCCCCAggcgtctcctcctcccccccccacagggtGGTGCTGTGCTGGGACAAACACTGCCAGCTGCTCCCTGAGGTGCTGGGGCTCACCGCCAAGAGAGTGGCTGCCTGGAGCGCTGAGGAG GTGGCCAGTTTTGTCCGAGGGCTCCCAGGCTGTAAAGAGCATGCTGCTACCTTCAGAACAGAG CAGATAGACGGCGAGGCGTTCCTGCTGCTCACCCAATCAGACATCGTTAAGATCCTGTCAATCAAACTAGGCCCCGCCTTGAAGATCTACAACTCCATCCTCATGCTGAAGAATGCTGACGAGGAGTAG